Within the Thermoanaerobaculia bacterium genome, the region CCGGAGAGTGCCCGCCTGGCGATCGACGGCCAGCTCGCGGGCCGCGCCGCCTTCCGCTGCCTGATGCTCCACAAGCCGCGGGGAGTCGTCACGACGCGCAGCGATCCGCAGGGCCGCCCGACCGTCTTCGACCTCGTCGCCAATGCCGCCCATGCCGCCCATGCCGCCGATGCCTCCGATGTCTCCGCCACTGCGGCCCATCTGATTGCCATCGGCCGGCTCGATCTCGCGACCTCCGGCCTTCTCCTTCTGACCAACGACACCCGCCTCGCCGACGTCCTGACCGACCCGGCGAACGCCATCCCGCGCGTCTACCTCGTCAGCGTCCGTGGTCGCTGGGACGAAGAGAAAAGCCTGCTGGTAAAGGAAGGGGTCGCCGATGCGGCGGAGACTCTGAGCGCCGCGGAGGTGGTCGTCCGCAAGGTGTCGGGTCGGGAGTCGCACCTGGTCGTGACCCTCGTGGAGGGCAAGAACCGGGAGGTCCGCCGCCTGATGAAGGCCGCGGGTCACGAAGTGACCAGTCTCAAACGAGTCGCCTTCGGCCTCCTCGACCTCGGCACCCTCGCGCCTGGGGAGTGGCGCGAGGTGCCCTTTACCGAGCTTTCTGCCGCCTTCGGCACCCTCGTCGCGGACATCGAGGCCCGGCATCTCTCTTCTCCTTGCTAGTCTGTTCGCCGGAGGGGCGATGAGTGAGGAGCGGCTGGACCGGTTGCGGCGGCGGATTCGGAACCTCGATGCTGCGATGCTGGGGCTGATGGCGGAGCGGATGGAGTTGGCGCGCGAGGTGGGGCAGGAGAAGCGCGGTGCCGGCATTCCTTTGCGCGATTTCGAGGTCGAGAAGCGGGTGCTGGCGCGGGCTGCCGCGAGCGCCGAGGCGCTGGGGCTCGCGCCGGAGCTGGCGCGCGGCGTCATGCGGCAGCTCGTCGAAGAGGCCTGCCGGGTGCAGGAGATCGATCACTTCTCGACCTACTCCGGCGAGTCCGAGTCGATCCTCGTGGTCGGCGGCGCCGGCAAGATGGGGCAGTGGCTGGTGCGCTTCTTCGAGACCCAGGGGCATCGCGTATTGATCCACGACCCGGCGTTGGCGGCACTGGCGACATCGGAGGCAAGTGAGGCGGCAGGCGGCGAAACGGTAGCGGCGCTCGCCGATGGTCTCGCGGCCGCCTCGATGGTTTTTGTCGCGGTGCCGCTCGACCGGGTCGCCGGGGTGGTCGCGGAGATCGCCGGGCTCGGCTACAGGGGTGTTCTCTGCGACGTGGCGAGCGTCAAGGAGCACTTGCGGCCGGCGCTGGACGCGGCGCGTGACCGTGGCGTCGCGGTGACCAGCATCCATCCGATGTTCGGGGCCGGCGCCCGGACGCTCTCGGACAAGGTCATCTGCCTGTGCGACTGTGGCGTGCCGGCGGCGACAGAGCGTGTCGCCGGCCTCTTTCGCGAGACCGCGGTGACTCTCGTGCCGCTGTCGCTCGAGCGCCACGACGAGATCGCCTCTTACGTCCTCGGGCTGTCGCACTTCCTGAACCTTCTCTTTGCGCGGGTGCTCGCGACGAGCGGGCTCTCCTTCGCGGAGCTCACTGCCGTCGGGTCGACGACCTTCCATTCCCAGTTCGCCACCACCGAGAGCGTCGTGCGCGAGAACCCGTTGCTCTACTACGAGATCCAGAAGTCGAATCGCTTCTCGGAGCGGGTCTACCGCGAGATCGAGCGCGCTTCCGCCGACTGGATCGGCTGGGTCGAGCGGAGCGAGCCGGGCTCCTTCGCCGAGGCGATGACGGGGCTCTCGGCCTGGCTCGGCGGCGCGGACCGGAGCGGCTGACTCGAATCAGCGGCGGGCATTTTGCGGGCGCGAGGCACCAGGCAAGGTGATCCTGCGCTAGGCTCCCCGGATCTTGCTCCCCAGACTGCTGCGACCTGCCGCGAACTGCAATTTCGAAGTCAAGCGACGGAACTACCTGCGGCTGGCGGGCTCGTTCCTGATGGTGCCGGTGCTGCTGGCGATCGTGCTCTTCTCCACGGA harbors:
- a CDS encoding rRNA pseudouridine synthase, with amino-acid sequence MGERRRLRPGEVELARALSKLGLASRTEARRWIEAGRVSIDGTVCLDPDRAVVPESARLAIDGQLAGRAAFRCLMLHKPRGVVTTRSDPQGRPTVFDLVANAAHAAHAADASDVSATAAHLIAIGRLDLATSGLLLLTNDTRLADVLTDPANAIPRVYLVSVRGRWDEEKSLLVKEGVADAAETLSAAEVVVRKVSGRESHLVVTLVEGKNREVRRLMKAAGHEVTSLKRVAFGLLDLGTLAPGEWREVPFTELSAAFGTLVADIEARHLSSPC
- a CDS encoding prephenate dehydrogenase/arogenate dehydrogenase family protein, which gives rise to MSEERLDRLRRRIRNLDAAMLGLMAERMELAREVGQEKRGAGIPLRDFEVEKRVLARAAASAEALGLAPELARGVMRQLVEEACRVQEIDHFSTYSGESESILVVGGAGKMGQWLVRFFETQGHRVLIHDPALAALATSEASEAAGGETVAALADGLAAASMVFVAVPLDRVAGVVAEIAGLGYRGVLCDVASVKEHLRPALDAARDRGVAVTSIHPMFGAGARTLSDKVICLCDCGVPAATERVAGLFRETAVTLVPLSLERHDEIASYVLGLSHFLNLLFARVLATSGLSFAELTAVGSTTFHSQFATTESVVRENPLLYYEIQKSNRFSERVYREIERASADWIGWVERSEPGSFAEAMTGLSAWLGGADRSG